The proteins below are encoded in one region of Labeo rohita strain BAU-BD-2019 chromosome 15, IGBB_LRoh.1.0, whole genome shotgun sequence:
- the hif1al gene encoding LOW QUALITY PROTEIN: hypoxia inducible factor 1 subunit alpha, like (The sequence of the model RefSeq protein was modified relative to this genomic sequence to represent the inferred CDS: inserted 1 base in 1 codon), whose protein sequence is MVNSAMKRPSLEQRKVRSRDXARCRRSQETEVFYELAHSLPLPRRIASHLDKAAIMRVTLSYLRMNRLIQSAAPTKTQAEETENPTDAFYQQALAGFILVMNEEGDMVFLSESVSKYIGMAQLELLGQSVYEFVHPCDQEELRDILTTRPGVSKKKTEKSTEHNFFLRMKTTLTHTGRTVNIKSATWKVLHCTGHMQTFSDDDENSPPAGSFLTLLCEPIPHPSSVEFPLDSSTFLTRHSMDLTFTQCDGRVTELVGYQPDDLIGRSAYEFYHALDFDHVTRSLHILFSKGQVCTSHYRFLAKNGGFVWTETQATVLYNNRTSQPEAVVCLNFILSGIEEADVVFSLEQTCEKPKPRAETLSVLKEENDSDMEDECSTAKLFLQMKENPEDLLQLAPHSGDTIIPLTEGVELSFCCPSSPDSIPECPQDFCTPELRQLLSPIFDSPNKSPTAASPAEELPMEMEGVEKFFALKPEESVTLKGQSEPMDELDLDMLAPYISMDDDFQLTFLPQGEMAAPSDMLTNTSRKRSLEDEEDDDIPVLAAKWDKKPMSGSIEEQLLLSHTLLNSLSNDGSEEFEPPPQKRSQLLTDRDPLLGGAQALCDTAALIRDTFLSRPPDLMRPVAETMPSLT, encoded by the exons ATGGTGAACTCAGCGATGAAAAG GCCGAGTCTGGAGCAGCGGAAGGTGCGTTCGCGTG GCGCGCGCTGTAGGAGGAGTCAGGAGACTGAGGTGTTTTACGAGCTGGCCCATTCACTACCCCTTCCACGACGTATCGCCTCCCACCTGGACAAAGCTGCCATCATGAGGGTTACACTCAGCTATCTGCGCATGAACCGCTTGATCCAATCAG CGGCCCCAACCAAAACACAGGCTGAGGAAACTGAGAATCCCACTGATGCCTTTTATCAGCAGGCATTGGCTGGCTTTATTCTGGTGATGAATGAGGAAGGCGACATGGTCTTCCTCTCGGAAAGTGTCAGCAAATACATCGGTATGGCTCAG CTGGAGCTGCTTGGACAGAGCGTGTATGAATTTGTTCATCCCTGTGACCAAGAAGAGTTACGAGACATCCTCACCACACGACCTG gtgtttcaaagaaaaagacagagaaGTCAACCGAACATAATTTTTTCCTTCGGATGAAGACCACTCTCACTCACACAGGAAGAACAGTTAATATCAAGTCTGCGACATGGAAG GTCCTTCATTGCACAGGACATATGCAGACGTTCAGCGACGATGATGAGAACTCGCCCCCTGCTGGCAGCTTCCTGACTTTGCTGTGCGAACCCATTCCCCACCCCTCCAGCGTTGAATTCCCACTCGATAGCAGCACTTTCCTCACACGCCATAGCATGGACTTGACTTTCACACAGTGTGACGGACG aGTCACTGAGCTTGTTGGATACCAACCCGATGATCTGATTGGCCGGTCTGCTTATGAGTTTTATCACGCCCTTGATTTTGATCATGTGACCAGGAGTTTGCACATCT TGTTCTCCAAGGGCCAGGTGTGCACCAGCCATTACCGCTTCCTGGCTAAGAATGGAGGTTTTGTCTGGACTGAGACTCAAGCCACTGTTCTCTACAACAACAGGACCTCTCAACCCGAGGCTGTGGTCTGCCTCAACTTTATCCTCAG TGGTATAGAAGAGGCGGATGTTGTGTTCTCGTTAGAACAGACATGTGAAAAACCAAAGCCCAGAGCTGAGACGCTGAGCGTGCTGAAGGAGGAGAATGACTCTGATATGGAGGATGAGTGTAGCACTGCAAAACTCTTCCTCCAGATGAAGGAGAACCCAGAGGACTTACTACAGCTGGCACCTCACTCTGGAGACACTATAATTCCGCTAACAG AGGGTGTGGAATTGTCCTTCTGCTGTCCATCTAGTCCCGACAGTATCCCAGAATGCCCTCAGGACTTCTGTACGCCTGAACTCCGCCAACTCCTTTCTCCAATATTCGACAGCCCCAACAAATCTCCAACCGCTGCG AGCCCCGCTGAAGAGCTGCCCATGGAAATGGAAGGGGTGGAAAAGTTCTTCGCCCTCAAACCGGAGGAGAGCGTGACTCTGAAAGGACAGTCAGAG CCTATGGATGAGCTTGATTTGGACATGTTGGCTCCATATATCTCCATGGATGATGACTTCCAGTTGACCTTCCTGCCCCAGGGTGAAATGGCTGCACCTTCTGATATGCTGACCAACACTTCAAGGAAACG ATCTTTGGAAGATGAGGAGGATGATGACATTCCTGTTCTGGCTGCCAAATGGGACAAAAAACCAATGAGTGGCTCCATAGAAGAACAGCTTCTGCTCAGCCACACATTACTG AATAGCTTGTCGAACGATGGTTCGGAAGAATTTGAACCACCACCTCAAAAGCGAAGTCAGCTATTGACCGACAGGGACCCGTTGCTGGGCGGAGCGCAGGCGTTGTGTGATACAGCAG CTCTCATAAGGGACACCTTCCTGTCACGCCCGCCTGATTTAATGAGGCCTGTTGCTGAAACAATGCCGTCCCTTACTTGA
- the npat gene encoding protein NPAT — MLLPSDVARLVLGYLQQEGLTATSRAFIYESPNLKEYAEHSSDDGVIPACVFSLFGKNLITILNEYVAVKAKETSQETQIPAVMTSLWKKLDFTLNQIKSLQNSPAVQLNQRLRTMNSIQTMRRQQRPLLASQSPIILQPPVTLAAQCVPSSVSTPQGMLGHSTPVSYTSQHTRPSTLCLSQPGESPLQILVPDNRLNPGPLSPARRKCDSPRRRGGGQLGASGTTRATVVSSTLIVESQSEETVTENLSQIVIENAREKILNDRSLQEKLAENINKILASDNSPQTSKAACSTVEQEQSIDEILGLQGEIHMTDDAIQDILAQTESDPAFQALFDLFDYGKSKTAEGSEQADGTFSTSTSAQESDETGHVDSASETGTGQEDSTSGESSTQNVSTQSESKSKKKSSSLRNATKSASTAPQPRSVTKQTGRGPANSKRGLVRTRVLSGNKQSRGATSASSKLNDKADLRPPDQTVSSSSLTEEGVGMEVDEPENETSESVNIQLAPLESSHTNETLNDNKNSQVPVSSKPSQTTSTTETTHNASLNEARSVTGITIGQNEDIGTSLSIRSEAVPSLCLPQPNTSAKTASNKTPLTPSSTQTQSSTVRSNLPTSGASSTPTTPCISDTPAKEPDPSKIVSLKIIISDDQDEVSADAALNQAVSSITSDHIPTIFLSSPAKSPAKTLPATSAVITQEETAQAVSCLQGAEGVGSFGTPMRSVQGSGQPVLGRPTGQETGFIQLLQANPAFGPSNSYFVVTDPAAAEQRSNVVLLPSKMPQGTVSSMSHVVATPPRQRTVVSMGTNVSQTYSPGSTIIISSPVQPMLQNVMVPVSVMGQNTGKLTVLPNQMLALPCSATVRQPAKVISQHKLAPKENTDMGKTGTSGSGQVLPQTSEQQRSVSATSPSHRRILCFDVTPETTAAGQNTLQTSTLTSSAVTSSPAQQVQKEITQTEPKQPLVSDTCKRRIETVRLPEANPKAGIKGSEKVTIFHQQKDAPKSKPTAKEPNLIVVSSANSSNKAAIEPEALIRSESQKKSQKEDGGVASKSSAPGPKQKTAGNTKDNTQDESREKKQLKPTEKTSVQNSTGITANKENELESCQTSTRPTEDLTPSMAKSPAPVSNNSSKTLCKTSPLTKQAVEMLQDIQGQAPAATPPKRQVAGCPDLPLPRTPGPGHAQEELTDGLRTPSRQRLRREGESTPRHLPPPATPDIPSCSPASEAGSENSINMAAHTLMILSRAARTGGPLKDSLRQEEASAGKSAIPKGKKRKQIEPSPPAKKELQLSSSSSSKKKSKKQKKLLDSFPEDLDVDKFLSSLHYDE, encoded by the exons ATGTTGCTCCCGTCTGATGTCGCCAGACTTGTTCTGG GCTACCTGCAGCAAGAAGGGCTCACTGCCACAAGCCGAGCTTTTATCTATGAGAGTCCAAACCTGAAGGAATATGCCGAGCACAGCTCAGATGATGGGGTCATCCCTgcctgtgtgttt TCTCTTTTTGGAAAAAACCTGATTAcgattttaaatgaatatgttgCTGTTAAAGCGAAAG AAACGAGTCAAGAAACTCAAATCCCAGCCGTGATGACATCATTATGGAAAAAGCTCGATTTCACTCTCAACCAAATCAA GTCCCTGCAGAATTCTCCTGCAGTGCAGCTGAATCAGCGAC TGCGTACTATGAATAGCATTCAAACTATGAGACGTCAGCAGAGACCCTTGTTGGCATCACAGTCTCCCATCATTTTGCAACCGCCTGTGACTCTAGCAGCTCAGTGTGTCCCCAGCTCTGTGTCCACCCCTCAAGGCATGCTGGGACATTCCACCCCAGTGTCTTACACTTCCCAGCATACCAGACCTTCCACTCTCTGCCTTAGTCAGCCAG GTGAGTCACCGTTGCAGATACTGGTCCCTGATAACAGATTGAATCCAGGACCTTTATCTCCAGCCCGCAGGAAATG TGACTCGCCGAGGCGGAGAGGAGGTGGTCAGTTGGGTGCCAGCGGGACCACCAGGGCCACCGTAGTGTCCAGCACGCTCATTGTGGAATCTCAAagtgaagaaactgtgacagagaACTTATCT caaatagTCATAGAAAATGCCAGAgaaaaaattctcaatgataGATCCTTACAAGAAAAACTAGctgaaaacatcaacaaaatctTGGCAAG TGATAATAGTCCTCAGACATCAAAAGCTGCCTGCAGTACTGTGGAACAAGAGCAATCGATTGATGAAATCCTGGGCCTCCAG gGGGAGATTCATATGACAGATGATGCTATCCAAGACATATTGGCACAGACAGAGTCAGACCCAGCATTTCAAGCACTCTTTGACCTCTTTGATTATG GGAAAAGTAAAACTGCTGAAGGCAGTGAACAGGCTGACGGGACCTTTAGTACTAGTACTAGTGCACAAGAGAGTGATGAGACTGGGCATGTAGACAGCGCCTCTGAAACAG gCACTGGACAGGAGGACTCCACATCAGGAGAAAGCAGTACACAAAACGTAAGCACCCAGTCTGAGTCAAAAAGCAAAAAGAAGTCATCCAGCCTTCGAAATGCGACAAAGTCTGCTTCCACAGCTCCACAGCCACGTTCTGTAACCAAACAAACTGGACGAGGACCCGCAAACTCAAAAAGAGGGCTAGTCAGGACCAGAGTTTTATCTGGGAATAAACAATCCAGAGGTGCCACTTCAGCTTCTTCGAAGTTAAACGATAAAGCAGATTTGCGTCCACCTGACCAAACTGTATCAAGCTCTTCTTTAACAGAGGAAGGAGTTGGTATGGAGGTAGATGAACCAGAAAATGAAACCTCTGAGAGCGTAAATATTCAGCTAGCTCCTCTAGAGAGCTCGCACACCAACGAAACATTGaatgataataaaaacagtCAAGTTCCTGTTTCAAGTAAGCCATCGCAAACCACATCCACTACTGAAACCACACATAATGCATCTCTGAATGAGGCTAGGAGTGTAACGGGAATAACTATTGGACAGAATGAGGATATAGGAACCTCCTTATCCATTCGAAGTGAGGCTGTGCCCTCACTTTGCTTGCCTCAACCTAACACATCTGCCAAAACGGCTTCAAACAAGACGCCTTTAACTCCTTCCTCCACACAAACTCAGTCTAGTACAGTCAGAAGCAATCTCCCTACATCAGGTGCTTCATCTACCCCCACTACACCATGCATTTCTGACACCCCGGCCAAAGAGCCTGATCCCAGTAAGATTGTGTCTCTGAAAATCATCATCAGCGATGATCAGGACGAGGTCTCAGCTGATGCGGCACTGAACCAGGCGGTTTCCAGCATCACTAGTGACCACATCCCCACCATCTTCCTGTCCTCCCCTGCCAAATCACCTGCCAAGACATTGCCCGCAACCTCTGCGGTCATAACCCAAGAGGAAACGGCTCAGGCCGTGAGCTGCTTACAGGGAGCAGAGGGTGTCGGATCATTCGGAACACCTATGAGGAGCGTGCAGGGTAGCGGACAGCCTGTGCTCGGACGTCCCACGGGTCAGGAAACCGGTTTCATTCAGCTGTTGCAAGCTAACCCTGCCTTTGGGCCTTCAAACAGCTATTTCGTCGTAACCGATCCGGCTGCTGCCGAGCAGCGGTCAAATGTTGTGCTGCTTCCAAGTAAAATGCCTCAAGGGACCGTGTCTTCAATGTCGCATGTGGTAGCGACTCCACCTCGCCAGAGGACTGTGGTGTCCATGGGGACAAATGTCTCTCAGACCTATTCGCCTG gcTCCACAATCATTATATCCTCTCCAGTTCAGCCAATGTTACAAAATGTGATGGTTCCAGTGTCTGTAATGGGGCAAAATACTGGAAAACTCACAGTTCTTCCCAATCAA ATGTTGGCTTTGCCATGTTCAGCCACTGTAAGGCAGCCTGCAAAAGTTATTTCTCAACATAAATTGGCACCCAAGGAAAACACTGACATGG GCAAAACTGGTACATCTGGATCTGGTCAAGTGCTTCCTCAGACCTCTGAGCAACAAAGGAGTGTGAGCGCAACAAGCCCCAGCCATCGGCGGATACTTTGCTTCGATGTCACACCTGAAACCACAGCAGCTGGCCAGAACACTTTACAGACAAGCACACTCACGTCCTCTGCTGTTACTTCCTCCCCAGCTCAGCAGGTTCAGAAAGAAATAACACAGACTGAACCGAAACAGCCTTTAGTTTCTGACACCTGCAAAAGAAGAATAGAAACTGTTAGACTGCCAGAAGCAAATCCCAAAGCGGGTATAAAGGGCTCTGAAAAAGTCACCATTTTTCATCAACAAAAAGACGCCCCAAAAAGCAAACCAACTGCAAAGGAACCAAATCTAATTGTTGTGTCAAGTGCCAATTCTTCCAACAAAGCTGCCATTGAGCCAGAGGCTCTCATTAGATCAGAATCACAGAAAAAATCACAGAAGGAAGATGGCGGAGTGGCTTCAAAATCATCTGCTCCAGGGCCAAAGCAGAAAACGGCAGGAAACACAAAGGACAACACACAAGATGAATCCCGTGAAAAGAAGCAGTTAAAACCAACAGAAAAAACATCAGTACAGAACTCTACAGGCATCACtgcaaataaagaaaatgagcTGGAGAGCTGTCAGACGTCCACACGTCCCACTGAGGATCTCACACCTTCTATGGCAAAATCTCCAGCGCCTGTATCAAACAATTCCAGTAAAACTTTATGCAAGACGAGCCCTCTAACTAAACAGGCCGTTGAGATGCTGCAGGACATACAAGGCCAGGCTCCCGCGGCCACTCCGCCGAAAAGACAGGTGGCCGGATGTCCAGATCTCCCGCTCCCGAGAACACCCGGACCAGGACATGCACAGGAGGAGCTGACCGATGGATTGAGAACCCCGTCCCGACAAAGGCTCAGGAGGGAGGGCGAAAGCACGCCCAGGCATCTCCCCCCTCCCGCCACACCCGATATCCCCTCCTGCAGTCCTGCCAGCGAGGCAGGGAGTGAGAACAGCATCAACATGGCCGCCCACACTCTCATGATCCTGTCACGCGCCGCCAGGACAGGAGGTCCTTTAAAAGACAGCTTGCGTCAAGAGGAGGCCAGTGCTGGGAAATCTGCCATCCCTAAGGGAAAGAAGCGAAAGCAAATTGAACCGAGCCCTCCTGCAAAGAAAGAGCTACAGCTTTCCAGCTCCTCGAGCAGTAAAAAGAAATCAAAG aaacaGAAGAAGCTGCTGGACTCCTTTCCTGAAGACTTGGATGTAGACAAATTCCTGTCATCCCTGCACTAtgatgagtaa